From a region of the Hymenobacter sp. GOD-10R genome:
- a CDS encoding IS1182 family transposase — protein MQGKKQFTDQLVTHFRLSERVPTHNFYRRLDALLDLGFLYEATQGLYSHTGQPSLDPVVFFKLVLIGYLENITSDRRLLEHCAMRLDLLYFLGYELDEALPWHSTVSRTRQLYPAALFEQLFDRVFSLCVQHGLVAGDTQTVDSALVKANASLDSLCEKQPVQAVWPTLTIVGSTPKTPATPHPASIRSAPAHQLRYEAARQAKRQQEPGSLGATRPQARLLSNKTHYSPTDPEARISIKPGKARALNYLCSLVVDTAQGVISHVQANLADSRDSLHLPRIVQHLQQRLTANDLQLRDLVADTGYSNGFNYALLENSGVTPWIPVFGAYKPIVEGFTYHARVDEYRCRADKPLPFRKYRSTADGNWMKHYRAFYQDCQHCPFKASCVPYADHKQLNRSAFDAAYHRAWHRQRSRQGQHMRRVRQRTIEPVFGNLLHHYGLRRINVRGQAGAHKCMLLAAVAYNLKKLLRHQPKLQLGMARVLPLLPPAPPFMLRCRQRHRRNRTKALRNLAGSNGR, from the coding sequence ATGCAAGGCAAGAAGCAGTTCACCGATCAGCTCGTCACGCACTTCCGCCTCTCCGAGCGGGTGCCCACGCATAACTTCTACCGGCGACTCGACGCGCTCTTGGACCTGGGCTTCCTCTATGAAGCCACCCAAGGCCTGTATAGCCACACCGGGCAGCCCTCGCTCGACCCGGTCGTGTTCTTCAAGCTAGTGCTCATTGGCTACTTGGAAAACATCACCAGCGACCGCCGCCTGCTCGAGCACTGTGCGATGCGGCTGGACCTGCTCTACTTTCTGGGCTACGAGCTCGACGAAGCCCTGCCCTGGCACTCCACTGTGAGCCGCACCCGCCAACTCTACCCGGCGGCACTTTTTGAGCAACTCTTCGACCGCGTCTTTAGCCTCTGCGTGCAACACGGCTTGGTGGCCGGCGACACGCAGACCGTGGACTCCGCCCTGGTGAAAGCCAATGCCTCCCTCGACAGCCTGTGCGAAAAGCAGCCAGTACAAGCAGTGTGGCCGACCTTAACCATCGTGGGGAGCACCCCGAAAACACCGGCCACGCCACACCCGGCCTCGATTCGTTCCGCGCCAGCCCATCAACTCCGCTATGAGGCGGCGCGCCAAGCCAAGCGACAACAGGAGCCCGGTTCCTTGGGCGCTACCCGTCCCCAAGCGCGCTTGCTGAGCAACAAAACGCACTATAGCCCTACCGATCCGGAAGCCCGCATCTCCATCAAGCCCGGCAAAGCGCGCGCTTTGAACTACCTGTGCAGCCTAGTCGTGGATACCGCCCAGGGGGTCATCAGCCATGTGCAAGCGAACTTAGCGGACAGTCGCGACAGCCTGCACTTACCTCGGATTGTGCAGCACCTGCAGCAACGTCTAACGGCCAATGACTTGCAGTTGCGGGACTTGGTTGCCGATACGGGCTACTCCAATGGCTTTAACTATGCCCTGCTCGAAAATAGTGGTGTTACCCCGTGGATACCCGTGTTTGGCGCCTACAAACCGATCGTGGAGGGCTTTACTTACCACGCCCGCGTCGATGAATATCGGTGCCGAGCAGATAAGCCGCTGCCCTTTCGCAAGTACCGCTCTACCGCTGATGGCAACTGGATGAAACATTATCGAGCCTTCTATCAGGATTGCCAGCACTGTCCCTTCAAGGCGAGTTGCGTCCCCTACGCGGACCATAAGCAACTGAATCGCTCCGCTTTTGACGCGGCCTATCATCGGGCCTGGCATCGGCAGCGCAGCCGCCAAGGGCAGCACATGCGCCGTGTGCGACAACGCACCATCGAACCCGTATTCGGCAACTTGCTGCACCACTATGGCTTGCGCCGCATCAACGTACGCGGGCAAGCCGGCGCGCACAAGTGTATGCTGCTGGCGGCAGTGGCCTATAATCTGAAAAAGCTCCTGCGTCATCAACCTAAGCTGCAGTTGGGAATGGCCCGGGTACTACCCCTGCTACCACCTGCACCACCGTTCATGCTCCGCTGCAGGCAACGCCACCGGCGTAACCGCACGAAAGCGCTGCGAAACCTGGCTGGCTCGAACGGGCGGTGA
- a CDS encoding CHAT domain-containing tetratricopeptide repeat protein produces the protein MNSLDLNPYQKLLDKLLTCTMAQEVADHFAAHPTLLDYTLLKTLTARSTTDTESLKAKQWLNQVLTTLLSYKALNEYLNLPAEEVDAYILNHIELLTQDTYVGLERLLVQHAGDSDMCNFLLECQTELARAAAILLTNSGDWKQTCSFFRNSISWLVHPGAATSFTEIVQQQPQLTEHVASLQEAIRRCVEEGVEPVLKEMELSLLLYKIDETTDDTRIPLVRRALVLLEDSQLPSTPEYRLEKRALLQMTLGTDLKNSTTGERAQNIEEAIYAFRQALQVYTPEQYLEDWAATLNNLANAYRVRVHGDKAENLEKALQIYEQVLQVLPAQKLPELWGKTQYNLGLTYHERLDGERAQNIEDAIHAYQQAITALNRTQFPAYWADVQNNLGNAYRNRLHGKKVDNLEIAIQAFQSALEEFTREHHPEQWARTRSNLGAAYQERVDGSRSVNQETAIWQVKQALKVYTQEHFSEGWAGAQYNLGNTYRTRLMGERARNIEEAIRAYELALQVHTRDKYPEEWASLQNNLGATYLERLLGEPAENIEHAIQLCERALQVYTRERHPEHWAMAQSNLASCYGNRLRGERAENLEKAISTSELALQVYTYEHYPEKWAGTQNNLGHIYLERTREDKAQNVKEAIKICELILELCSKEQYPSEWGTAQKNLGIAYVQRSYGALMGDSVDAIQAFEQALSVFTPEEYPIERAFTQSDLSNAYLRHSGGVRAENIEYAIDLCEQSLLILTQDAYPEQWAGTQTNLGNGYRMRQYGERVHNVEKAIEAYRNSLQVRTLDQLPQAYRDTFYSLGNLLYEAKRWGEARAAFEEVHRAITLIQAETYRQESRSYLVYDNAQIYADLIHCCLLLNDYEAAASYALIGKGRSLTETLAGDSESLDTLLQNDPILAKDWEPIQEFRAELDGLLAFSRQGRTPVEILSRITYLQQEINRRTDTLLFNYPSLIAVQPLPPLSVTQAQVLSERLDGVPLVEYIRHGGGWGAFIFTPTTVSYVALANNLLERIANPLNAILHDNFWVINREPIDCSAVLEQMHELLITPLLPYLPPNGSLVVAPTYALHLVPFQALLSTRGRYLSEDYAISFVPSLATLKVLYEQQQRNAREKIESGEQRLLSVGYSGEGGAHLSNVVPEAMAVCKHFAQAVQLLEEEALPASVLEAAASQSFEVVHINCHGGFDMRNPLHSGLELAQGLRLTVNDIRLRLRLKGNPLVALSACQTGQTRPEQGDETNGLSWAFLAAGASAVVSSQWSVPDRATRVLFEAFYATRQESRISNAEALQQAIQHVRQKEKYRSNPFFWAAFQVMGLPL, from the coding sequence GTGAATTCTCTTGACTTAAATCCTTATCAAAAGCTACTAGACAAGTTGCTCACCTGCACCATGGCGCAAGAAGTAGCGGATCACTTTGCAGCTCATCCAACGCTATTGGATTATACGCTGTTGAAAACATTGACAGCTCGCTCTACCACTGATACGGAGTCGTTAAAGGCGAAGCAGTGGCTGAACCAAGTGCTCACAACGTTGCTTAGCTATAAGGCTTTGAATGAATATTTGAATCTACCGGCCGAGGAGGTTGATGCTTATATTCTAAACCATATTGAATTACTAACACAAGATACATACGTCGGACTTGAACGCTTATTAGTGCAGCATGCAGGTGACTCTGATATGTGTAATTTTCTACTAGAATGTCAAACCGAACTAGCGCGAGCCGCGGCGATCCTATTGACTAATAGTGGCGACTGGAAGCAGACCTGCTCCTTCTTTCGAAATAGTATATCATGGCTAGTGCACCCAGGAGCAGCAACTAGCTTTACAGAAATAGTGCAGCAGCAGCCACAGCTTACTGAACATGTAGCCAGCTTGCAAGAGGCAATCCGACGTTGTGTAGAAGAGGGAGTTGAACCAGTGCTTAAGGAGATGGAATTAAGCTTGCTATTGTACAAGATCGATGAAACGACAGATGATACTCGTATACCCTTAGTGCGTCGAGCGCTAGTGCTACTCGAAGACTCACAACTTCCATCCACTCCAGAGTATCGCCTTGAGAAACGGGCACTCTTGCAGATGACGCTGGGAACAGACCTCAAAAATTCTACTACTGGAGAGCGGGCTCAGAATATAGAAGAAGCTATTTACGCGTTTAGGCAAGCACTACAAGTATATACACCCGAACAATATCTCGAGGATTGGGCTGCAACACTTAACAATCTGGCCAATGCTTACAGAGTACGAGTGCATGGGGATAAAGCAGAGAACTTAGAGAAGGCTCTTCAAATTTACGAACAGGTACTACAAGTACTCCCGGCGCAAAAATTACCAGAACTGTGGGGAAAGACGCAGTATAATTTAGGACTTACTTACCATGAGCGCCTAGATGGTGAGCGTGCGCAAAATATCGAGGATGCTATTCATGCCTATCAACAAGCTATAACAGCGTTAAATCGAACTCAATTTCCTGCGTATTGGGCTGACGTTCAAAATAATCTAGGCAACGCGTATCGCAACCGCTTGCATGGAAAGAAAGTCGACAACCTCGAAATCGCCATACAAGCGTTTCAATCAGCGCTAGAAGAATTTACGCGTGAACACCATCCTGAACAGTGGGCTAGAACACGAAGTAACTTAGGTGCAGCTTACCAAGAACGTGTAGATGGAAGTAGATCAGTGAACCAAGAAACGGCGATCTGGCAGGTCAAGCAAGCTCTAAAAGTGTATACGCAAGAGCATTTTTCTGAAGGATGGGCTGGTGCGCAATACAACCTCGGAAACACCTACCGTACACGTTTAATGGGCGAACGAGCTCGAAATATAGAAGAGGCAATTCGTGCTTACGAGCTCGCATTACAAGTGCATACCCGTGACAAGTATCCGGAAGAGTGGGCTAGCCTACAGAATAACTTAGGTGCCACCTATCTAGAACGTCTACTTGGCGAACCAGCAGAAAACATAGAACACGCTATTCAGCTCTGTGAGAGAGCACTACAAGTGTACACTCGTGAACGTCATCCGGAGCATTGGGCCATGGCGCAGAGTAATCTAGCTTCTTGTTATGGAAACCGCTTGCGTGGGGAAAGAGCAGAGAATTTAGAGAAAGCAATATCCACTTCAGAATTAGCCTTGCAAGTTTACACTTATGAACACTATCCGGAGAAGTGGGCTGGGACACAGAATAATTTAGGGCATATTTATTTAGAACGTACGAGAGAAGACAAGGCTCAGAACGTAAAAGAAGCAATCAAAATCTGTGAGCTTATACTGGAATTGTGTTCCAAAGAACAGTACCCATCTGAATGGGGAACTGCACAGAAGAATCTCGGAATCGCTTATGTGCAACGCTCTTATGGAGCACTGATGGGTGACTCAGTAGATGCCATTCAAGCCTTCGAGCAAGCATTGTCTGTTTTTACGCCAGAGGAGTATCCAATAGAGCGAGCATTTACGCAAAGCGACTTGAGTAACGCTTATCTGCGACATTCTGGTGGAGTTCGAGCAGAAAACATAGAGTATGCTATTGATCTGTGCGAGCAATCTTTACTGATACTAACCCAGGACGCGTACCCGGAGCAGTGGGCGGGTACGCAGACGAACTTAGGGAATGGTTACCGAATGCGTCAGTATGGCGAACGAGTTCATAACGTAGAGAAGGCGATAGAAGCTTACCGAAACTCATTGCAAGTCCGAACGCTTGACCAATTACCTCAAGCTTACCGGGACACTTTCTACAGCTTAGGAAATCTACTCTATGAAGCGAAGCGCTGGGGCGAAGCTCGTGCTGCTTTTGAGGAAGTTCACAGGGCTATAACCCTAATACAAGCAGAAACCTACCGGCAAGAAAGTCGAAGTTACCTAGTCTACGACAATGCACAGATATATGCCGACCTTATTCACTGCTGCTTATTGTTAAACGATTATGAAGCAGCTGCTTCGTATGCCTTGATTGGAAAAGGTCGTTCACTAACAGAGACATTAGCTGGTGACTCAGAGTCGTTAGATACACTACTACAGAACGATCCGATCTTAGCAAAGGACTGGGAACCTATTCAAGAATTCCGAGCAGAGTTGGATGGATTGTTAGCGTTTTCTAGGCAAGGCCGAACTCCTGTGGAAATACTAAGTCGTATAACCTACTTGCAGCAGGAAATTAATCGCCGTACGGACACCTTATTATTTAATTATCCATCACTAATCGCTGTGCAGCCGTTACCACCTTTATCGGTGACACAGGCTCAAGTATTGTCTGAACGACTAGACGGTGTGCCACTAGTCGAATACATCAGGCATGGTGGTGGTTGGGGAGCTTTCATCTTTACTCCTACTACTGTCAGCTATGTTGCGTTAGCCAATAATTTATTAGAACGAATTGCGAATCCCCTGAATGCTATTCTGCACGATAACTTTTGGGTTATAAATAGAGAGCCAATCGATTGCTCTGCTGTTCTAGAACAGATGCACGAGCTACTTATAACTCCTCTGCTTCCTTATCTGCCTCCTAATGGATCTTTAGTAGTAGCTCCTACTTATGCGTTACATCTGGTACCTTTTCAAGCACTTTTAAGTACTCGAGGTAGGTATCTGAGTGAAGATTATGCGATTAGCTTCGTTCCTAGTTTAGCTACACTGAAGGTACTGTATGAGCAGCAGCAACGAAATGCGAGGGAGAAAATAGAATCAGGAGAACAACGTCTACTTAGCGTTGGCTATTCTGGTGAGGGTGGCGCACATCTATCTAATGTGGTACCTGAAGCAATGGCCGTGTGTAAGCACTTCGCGCAGGCTGTACAGTTACTAGAAGAAGAGGCGTTACCAGCAAGTGTACTCGAGGCTGCTGCTAGTCAATCATTTGAGGTAGTGCATATCAATTGCCACGGAGGTTTCGATATGCGAAATCCGTTGCATTCAGGACTAGAGCTAGCTCAAGGGCTCAGACTTACGGTTAACGATATAAGATTACGCTTGCGTCTTAAAGGAAATCCGCTAGTGGCACTCAGTGCTTGCCAGACAGGGCAAACTCGCCCAGAACAGGGAGACGAAACCAACGGCTTGTCATGGGCGTTTTTAGCTGCAGGAGCCTCTGCTGTTGTTTCTAGTCAATGGTCAGTCCCGGATCGAGCCACACGTGTACTATTTGAAGCCTTTTACGCAACACGGCAAGAAAGCCGAATCAGTAATGCTGAAGCGCTACAACAGGCTATTCAGCACGTACGCCAGAAAGAGAAATATAGAAGCAATCCTTTCTTTTGGGCTGCTTTTCAAGTTATGGGATTGCCGCTATGA
- a CDS encoding alpha/beta hydrolase, producing the protein MLAINQDRGFQLRIKYQSVERFSIAAAHRVHESTATRLKLIGRPVNELIASIPSAVIGDSIRILLVPTVESAEIQYSIPLEGWWSNPRVITDTVIEGTASGAIELVITLLPESSIHTSVEPVPDSYELPYDLFDLGNAEYISDWVESVSVSELIMTELERDEVEYEDEYFTRGNLYTPIKEEYVSPATDYTLWYATNREAIVNEGQVKFSAKRTSTTLYGTCVVHIPEGHITGKVESGLIRRQWRKLTNRPDDQALQLVKTEALQADVYWASIKAEVKRWQEDERCGVVFLHGYNVSFEEAAIRAAQIGYDLDIQGPVGFFSWPSSGALLGYLYDDAAISGSEVAISEYLQEFARNCGAERVHVIAHSMGNLLLLRALQRIAESTKDNTKMFHHFILAAPDVDKGLFESLAQNYDRVAHHTTLYISHKDRALRLASILRGGTPRVGLAPPYTVVSNVDTIHVGNVDMSQLGHGYLAEARLVINDIHQVLFQDVLPSKRAGLSPKLSAEGLQYWFIKA; encoded by the coding sequence ATGCTTGCTATCAATCAAGATCGTGGATTTCAACTGCGTATCAAATATCAATCTGTTGAGCGGTTTAGTATAGCAGCAGCTCATAGAGTACATGAGTCTACAGCGACGCGCTTAAAACTCATAGGAAGACCAGTCAATGAATTGATTGCAAGTATCCCTTCTGCTGTGATTGGCGATTCAATTAGAATTCTATTGGTACCTACGGTTGAATCAGCAGAGATCCAGTACTCAATCCCGCTTGAAGGTTGGTGGTCTAATCCGCGTGTCATCACCGATACGGTTATAGAAGGAACAGCATCAGGGGCAATTGAGTTAGTGATTACACTGCTACCAGAATCTTCAATCCATACCTCTGTCGAGCCAGTTCCTGATAGCTATGAACTTCCCTACGACTTATTTGACCTAGGTAACGCCGAGTATATCAGCGATTGGGTGGAAAGCGTTTCAGTTTCTGAATTGATCATGACTGAACTAGAGAGAGATGAAGTAGAATATGAAGACGAATACTTTACACGTGGTAACTTATATACTCCTATCAAAGAAGAATACGTTTCTCCAGCAACCGATTACACACTTTGGTATGCTACCAATCGAGAAGCTATAGTAAACGAAGGGCAAGTAAAGTTTTCTGCTAAGCGAACTAGCACGACTTTATATGGTACTTGCGTCGTGCATATTCCAGAAGGGCATATAACTGGTAAAGTCGAATCAGGCTTGATCAGAAGACAATGGAGAAAGCTAACTAACAGACCCGATGATCAAGCGCTTCAATTAGTAAAGACTGAAGCGCTACAGGCCGATGTGTATTGGGCCAGCATTAAAGCTGAAGTAAAACGCTGGCAAGAAGATGAACGTTGTGGGGTTGTCTTTCTGCATGGCTACAACGTCTCATTCGAGGAAGCAGCCATTCGAGCTGCGCAGATCGGCTACGATTTAGACATACAGGGTCCAGTTGGTTTCTTTAGTTGGCCTTCTAGCGGAGCTCTCCTCGGGTATCTATATGATGATGCCGCAATTAGTGGTAGCGAAGTAGCAATTAGTGAATACTTGCAAGAGTTTGCTCGTAACTGCGGTGCCGAGCGCGTGCATGTTATTGCGCACAGTATGGGAAATTTACTTTTGTTACGTGCTCTTCAACGTATCGCAGAAAGTACTAAGGATAATACTAAAATGTTCCACCATTTTATCCTGGCGGCTCCGGACGTTGACAAAGGGTTATTCGAAAGCTTAGCGCAGAACTATGATCGCGTTGCACATCACACAACGTTGTACATTTCTCATAAAGATAGAGCCTTACGTCTTGCCAGTATATTGCGGGGAGGGACCCCACGTGTTGGGTTAGCACCTCCATATACTGTTGTATCAAACGTCGACACTATACATGTGGGCAATGTAGACATGAGCCAATTAGGCCATGGTTATTTGGCAGAAGCACGATTAGTTATTAACGACATTCATCAAGTACTATTTCAAGATGTCTTACCTAGTAAACGTGCAGGTTTGAGCCCCAAGTTATCTGCCGAAGGATTACAATACTGGTTTATAAAAGCGTGA
- a CDS encoding serine protease, which translates to MNSKKWERAVVHLECIVDSEDSIAQHEILHRLQLNLNQERITESEFHSALAAIEDRRTPIRDFGTAIFLLHENRRYLLTAKHVVWDELSATRVMERDAEWHKSHPPDMQEDAAAYAKKRAQDTIFQKIYRGLSIDEIKGESKLAFPLMPYLSHLQIGPTDSFAWSTPASHLDLAVISLDRINTGFAEDLLKSGYTPITVADLASEPVSEGEDVYAIGFPINSHQSPIPVEPSFQNLVASTFALPNSVTGKVVMSKQELTYFWAVMPINYGNSGGPVIARDKLVGIVSRRRSLTPEILASNSNFNESDTVGRVTHIRHILPLLRLQQLKDKFEIAKAWRNFEFIQKCRLAGWDQEMYESLEFMEKWAAGEL; encoded by the coding sequence ATGAATAGTAAAAAATGGGAACGAGCTGTCGTACACCTAGAATGCATAGTTGATAGTGAAGATAGTATCGCACAACATGAAATATTACACCGGCTTCAACTGAACTTAAATCAGGAAAGAATCACCGAATCTGAGTTTCACTCTGCATTAGCAGCTATAGAAGATCGCAGGACTCCTATACGTGATTTTGGTACAGCCATATTTCTTTTACACGAGAATAGAAGATACTTACTTACTGCTAAACACGTCGTGTGGGATGAGCTATCTGCTACGCGAGTAATGGAAAGGGATGCAGAGTGGCATAAATCGCATCCCCCCGATATGCAAGAAGATGCAGCAGCTTATGCTAAGAAACGAGCCCAAGACACCATTTTTCAGAAGATCTATCGTGGGTTGTCTATTGACGAAATCAAAGGTGAAAGTAAACTAGCGTTTCCTTTAATGCCCTACTTGTCGCACCTGCAAATTGGGCCTACCGATTCTTTTGCTTGGTCTACCCCTGCTTCCCATCTAGATCTTGCTGTGATATCGTTAGATCGTATTAACACCGGGTTTGCGGAAGATCTACTCAAAAGCGGCTACACTCCTATAACTGTTGCTGATCTGGCATCTGAACCTGTATCGGAAGGAGAAGATGTATACGCAATAGGTTTTCCCATTAACTCGCATCAAAGCCCTATACCAGTAGAACCATCGTTTCAGAATTTGGTAGCCTCAACGTTTGCTCTGCCTAATTCAGTTACTGGTAAAGTTGTGATGAGCAAGCAAGAACTGACCTATTTCTGGGCTGTTATGCCAATTAATTATGGAAATAGTGGGGGTCCAGTGATTGCCAGAGATAAATTAGTCGGAATAGTAAGCAGACGGCGTAGCTTAACACCAGAAATACTTGCTAGCAATTCTAATTTCAATGAAAGCGATACCGTGGGAAGAGTCACACATATCAGACACATACTTCCACTATTGAGATTACAACAACTCAAAGATAAATTCGAAATAGCAAAAGCATGGAGAAACTTTGAATTTATTCAGAAGTGTCGATTGGCAGGATGGGACCAAGAAATGTATGAGTCGCTCGAATTTATGGAAAAATGGGCTGCAGGTGAGTTGTAG
- a CDS encoding NlpC/P60 family protein, whose translation MTFFINSRWVPMLLFGALLVLQACASKDPNPSTPDDPERPSEKLVELLDAQAEKTYKLSELELPDGSKLLDTLRAYDPNFLNDYPSLQRGGVATASEPTNYESQKRLLLARMQVVANNITTRKLHQQAQGVQSNEPAQPNGLAYVYGAKSYASRTPGRPTTIQTQADVTKRGYKGTWGTEALYGLDCSGFILRVAAGANLKLDAEGASGQSDPAVWNKALQSSSYHVEARKVDVSISDLESGDIIFWPDQAPHHIGIVLRDAKGLGIFQSNGSDCSYRLHSDPEEPCLKNGVIDEACVLEQMKANRGPGRGPRPLTLTTTWFGSSYGVIRFFPEYKLTKLSGDGQTGQLYAQLPQPVQLKVVDEDGVAQKGVTVTFVPKDATSGSATPSSAVSDANGLVKTTWTLGSTLGTQQLNAAVKSSASATAAFTATANNNCIDVANPILQLLTGGSSRTWVAEGFDDLSSNNLHCPKATFNGAGTPKLVFSSTGTCANTDASGSYPISVSSTCTYYIAQIGTTTGPFCVTKTSPTTTLISIPLASGSGSVSYTLEAITATQLRIRGNSMVMYYKAQ comes from the coding sequence ATGACTTTTTTTATTAATTCTCGATGGGTACCAATGCTGCTCTTCGGTGCCCTTCTAGTGCTACAAGCTTGTGCCAGCAAAGATCCTAACCCGTCTACGCCGGATGACCCAGAGCGACCCAGCGAGAAGCTGGTGGAACTCTTGGATGCTCAGGCGGAGAAAACCTATAAATTATCCGAATTAGAATTGCCTGATGGGAGCAAGTTGTTAGACACGCTACGTGCCTACGACCCGAACTTCTTGAACGATTATCCCTCTTTGCAGCGGGGAGGAGTTGCTACCGCTAGCGAGCCGACGAATTATGAATCGCAAAAACGCCTGTTGCTTGCCCGCATGCAGGTGGTGGCTAACAACATCACCACACGAAAGCTGCATCAGCAAGCGCAAGGCGTACAAAGTAACGAACCTGCTCAGCCCAATGGGTTAGCGTACGTATATGGCGCCAAGTCCTACGCGTCGCGTACACCAGGACGCCCCACAACTATTCAGACTCAAGCAGATGTTACGAAAAGGGGGTATAAAGGCACCTGGGGAACAGAGGCGTTGTACGGCTTGGACTGCAGTGGCTTTATCCTCCGAGTTGCTGCCGGAGCAAATTTAAAACTAGACGCGGAGGGCGCTAGTGGACAATCTGATCCCGCTGTATGGAACAAAGCGTTACAAAGCAGCTCCTATCATGTAGAAGCACGGAAAGTAGACGTGTCTATCAGCGACTTGGAATCTGGAGACATCATATTTTGGCCGGACCAAGCACCTCACCACATTGGCATTGTGCTGAGAGATGCCAAGGGATTAGGTATCTTTCAATCGAATGGCTCAGACTGTTCCTACAGACTACATTCTGACCCTGAAGAGCCCTGTTTAAAAAATGGCGTCATCGATGAGGCTTGCGTCCTCGAACAGATGAAAGCTAACCGAGGCCCTGGCAGGGGCCCCCGTCCCCTAACACTAACTACTACATGGTTCGGGTCAAGCTATGGAGTCATACGCTTCTTCCCAGAATATAAGTTAACGAAACTCTCGGGGGATGGGCAAACAGGCCAACTCTACGCGCAGCTACCGCAACCGGTCCAACTAAAGGTTGTCGATGAAGACGGGGTCGCCCAGAAAGGCGTCACCGTAACGTTTGTGCCCAAAGATGCAACCAGTGGAAGCGCCACGCCGAGTAGCGCAGTGAGTGATGCCAACGGCTTAGTAAAGACTACTTGGACGTTAGGCAGTACACTTGGCACGCAGCAACTAAACGCTGCAGTGAAATCTTCGGCTTCAGCAACCGCCGCATTCACCGCCACAGCCAACAACAACTGTATTGACGTAGCCAATCCAATTTTGCAGTTGTTAACCGGTGGTAGTTCTAGGACCTGGGTGGCGGAAGGCTTCGACGATCTGTCATCCAATAATCTCCACTGCCCTAAAGCCACCTTTAATGGAGCAGGTACTCCAAAGCTGGTATTTTCTTCCACCGGTACGTGTGCCAACACGGATGCGTCCGGAAGCTACCCAATCTCTGTCTCCTCCACTTGCACATACTACATTGCACAAATAGGTACTACAACTGGGCCATTTTGTGTCACAAAAACATCACCTACAACGACATTGATTTCCATACCTCTTGCTTCAGGTTCCGGAAGCGTCAGCTACACCCTTGAAGCTATTACTGCAACACAGTTGCGGATAAGAGGGAATAGCATGGTTATGTACTACAAGGCGCAGTAA
- a CDS encoding BLUF domain-containing protein: protein MEDLSTEAARRRAIAWATALAANTPLEPQAYERALLDEYAVGTLSLEQVLRLLDGRIKHVLYRSRATQAFEEEQISELLEESRAWNERHGITGLLCYSDRQFVQLLEGNSDPVDLLYSRIQRDTRHRQVTTLSTAHGAQRFFADWQMGFVTVDEGEFHWVLTSLDHPSYNASLIEQYVRDPHLRTLLEAFSKA from the coding sequence ATGGAAGATCTCTCGACAGAAGCGGCGCGACGCCGGGCCATTGCCTGGGCCACGGCCTTGGCAGCTAATACTCCCCTGGAACCACAAGCCTACGAACGAGCGCTACTAGATGAGTATGCCGTGGGGACCCTTTCCCTGGAACAGGTGCTGCGCCTACTTGATGGACGAATCAAGCACGTGCTCTATCGCAGCCGTGCAACACAGGCCTTCGAGGAAGAGCAGATTAGCGAACTGCTCGAGGAATCACGTGCCTGGAATGAAAGGCACGGCATCACGGGGCTGCTGTGCTACAGTGATCGCCAGTTTGTGCAGTTGCTAGAAGGCAATTCTGACCCCGTGGACTTGCTCTATAGCCGCATTCAGCGCGACACCCGCCACCGACAAGTAACGACCCTAAGTACCGCGCACGGGGCACAGCGCTTTTTTGCCGATTGGCAAATGGGCTTCGTGACCGTGGACGAAGGGGAGTTTCACTGGGTACTAACCAGTTTGGATCACCCGAGCTATAATGCCTCTCTCATCGAGCAGTACGTGCGGGATCCACATTTGCGCACCCTGCTAGAAGCTTTCAGTAAGGCGTAA